From the genome of Phytohabitans rumicis, one region includes:
- the sigJ gene encoding RNA polymerase sigma factor SigJ, producing MDEYDWLVERFETHRPHLKAVAYRMLGSLSEADDAVQEAWLRLSRSNTTDVLNLGGWLTTVVGRVCLDMLRTRTARREVSMAEHLPDPIVSPADGIDPEQEALLADSVGLAMLVVLDSLAPAERLAFVLHDTFAVPFEEIATIVGRSPAAARQLASRARRRVQGAAAPPDPDVHRQREVVDAFLAAARGGDFEALVAVLDPDVVLRADRGAVAGLSKLHGAAAVAEQALTFARFAYSPQPVLVNGAAGVLNTADGKPVALMTFTIRDGKIAEIDIIADPERLAQL from the coding sequence GTGGACGAGTACGACTGGTTGGTCGAGCGGTTCGAGACCCACCGACCCCACCTGAAGGCCGTTGCGTACCGGATGCTCGGCTCGCTCAGCGAGGCCGACGACGCGGTGCAGGAGGCGTGGCTGCGGCTCAGCCGCTCAAACACCACCGACGTGCTGAACCTGGGCGGCTGGCTGACCACTGTGGTCGGGCGGGTGTGCCTGGACATGCTCCGCACGCGTACGGCCCGCCGCGAAGTGTCGATGGCGGAGCACCTGCCCGACCCGATCGTGAGCCCGGCGGACGGGATCGACCCGGAGCAGGAGGCGCTCCTCGCCGACTCGGTCGGGCTGGCGATGCTGGTGGTGCTGGACTCGCTGGCGCCGGCCGAACGGCTCGCCTTCGTGCTGCACGACACGTTCGCGGTGCCGTTCGAGGAGATCGCCACCATCGTGGGGCGTTCGCCCGCCGCCGCCCGGCAGTTGGCGAGCCGTGCCCGCCGGCGCGTACAGGGGGCCGCGGCACCGCCCGACCCTGATGTGCACCGGCAGCGCGAGGTGGTGGACGCGTTTCTCGCGGCGGCCCGGGGCGGCGACTTCGAGGCGCTGGTGGCCGTGCTCGACCCCGACGTGGTGCTCCGCGCCGACCGGGGCGCCGTGGCCGGGCTGTCGAAGCTGCACGGCGCGGCGGCCGTGGCGGAGCAGGCGCTCACGTTCGCCCGATTCGCCTACTCGCCGCAGCCGGTGCTGGTGAACGGGGCGGCCGGCGTCCTCAACACGGCCGACGGAAAGCCGGTGGCGCTCATGACGTTCACGATCCGCGACGGCAAGATCGCGGAGATCGACATCATCGCCGACCCGGAGCGGCTGGCCCAGCTGTGA
- a CDS encoding SDR family oxidoreductase has protein sequence MKIAVAGATGRVGRHVVDVLSEAGHDVVPMSRTTGVDIITGEGLAAALAGVECVVDAATGPSPEERAATEFFTTATRNLQEYGARAGVQRIVVVSIIGLERLPRVGYTAAKLAHEEAMLAGPIPVRILRAAQFHEFVAQLVDWGRQGDVAYVPVMRTQLVAARTVAEAAGELATAAEAAPLTEVAGPREENLVDMATLLVARRQDGLKVEGVRDPANPDSEPQANGALLPGAGARLAGPTFEQWLAG, from the coding sequence ATGAAGATCGCGGTAGCCGGAGCGACCGGACGCGTTGGCCGGCACGTCGTCGACGTACTCAGCGAGGCCGGGCACGACGTGGTCCCGATGTCGCGTACCACCGGTGTGGACATCATCACCGGCGAAGGTCTGGCGGCGGCCCTGGCCGGCGTGGAGTGCGTCGTCGACGCGGCCACCGGCCCGTCGCCCGAGGAGCGGGCGGCCACGGAGTTCTTCACCACCGCGACCCGCAACCTGCAGGAGTACGGCGCGCGGGCCGGCGTCCAGCGGATCGTGGTGGTGTCCATCATCGGGCTCGAACGCCTGCCGCGGGTGGGCTACACCGCGGCGAAGCTCGCCCACGAGGAGGCGATGCTGGCCGGCCCCATCCCGGTGCGGATCCTGCGGGCGGCCCAGTTCCACGAGTTCGTCGCGCAGCTCGTGGACTGGGGCCGCCAAGGCGACGTGGCCTACGTACCCGTGATGCGCACGCAGTTGGTGGCCGCCCGCACCGTCGCCGAGGCGGCGGGCGAGTTGGCCACGGCCGCCGAGGCGGCGCCGCTCACCGAGGTGGCCGGTCCGCGCGAGGAGAACCTGGTCGACATGGCGACCCTGCTCGTGGCCCGGCGCCAGGACGGGCTGAAGGTCGAGGGCGTGCGCGACCCGGCAAACCCGGACAGCGAGCCGCAGGCGAACGGCGCGCTCCTGCCGGGCGCCGGCGCCCGGCTCGCGGGCCCGACGTTCGAGCAGTGGCTGGCGGGCTAG
- a CDS encoding phosphatase PAP2 family protein — protein sequence MLIASMMIVYRGVRHLADGQLSLAFSHANWVWEVERALRLPNEAAIQDWALSWPSTARLANLYYVGVHFPGTLVAMVWLWIRHRPEYLRMRTELFVLTGAALVLHVLFPLAPPRLVTGFGMVDTMILTGPSAYPDNTTTGVANQFAAMPSLHVGWALLVAVALIRVTTSRWRWLALLHPILTISVVVITANHYWLDGIVAAVLLLAAMRLVGARSRYTSRVPGQPLPGFSRVLL from the coding sequence TTGTTGATCGCCTCGATGATGATCGTCTACCGGGGTGTGCGCCACCTCGCCGACGGTCAACTCAGTCTCGCATTTAGCCATGCGAACTGGGTGTGGGAGGTCGAACGGGCACTACGCCTGCCCAATGAGGCAGCGATTCAGGACTGGGCGTTGTCCTGGCCATCCACCGCTCGGCTGGCCAACCTGTACTACGTCGGCGTGCACTTTCCCGGCACTCTCGTCGCGATGGTCTGGCTGTGGATCCGGCACCGGCCCGAGTACCTGCGGATGCGCACCGAACTGTTCGTCCTGACCGGCGCTGCTCTCGTCCTCCACGTGCTCTTTCCGCTGGCGCCCCCGCGGCTGGTGACCGGCTTCGGGATGGTCGACACGATGATCCTCACCGGGCCCTCGGCGTACCCGGACAACACCACCACGGGCGTGGCCAACCAGTTCGCCGCGATGCCCTCGCTGCACGTCGGCTGGGCACTGCTGGTGGCGGTGGCGCTCATCCGGGTCACCACCAGCCGGTGGCGCTGGCTCGCCCTGCTGCACCCGATCCTGACGATCAGCGTCGTCGTGATCACGGCCAACCACTACTGGCTGGACGGGATCGTCGCCGCCGTGCTGCTCCTCGCCGCGATGCGCCTGGTAGGCGCGAGATCGAGGTACACCTCGCGCGTACCAGGTCAGCCGCTGCCGGGCTTCTCCCGCGTCCTGCTCTAG
- a CDS encoding ScyD/ScyE family protein, with protein sequence MSLRRIVPVGFLAAALVVVGAPAASATTGAEGKPSVTVIAKRLDNPRGIAVGWHGQLYVAEAGKGGAGPCVSSPEDPEAQVCLGLSGAVTALSPHHRGKWKQKRVVKGLPSVAETDGSFALGLHDIAPVHPGFLLGTIGLGGTPEVRASLGPNARLLGHLVGMRLKRHGSDVKPIADLAAYEAANNPVGEIDSNPYGLLATPFGAYATDAGGNDLLRVDKRGNISTVAIFPDRPVTVPNLPPDFPMQAVPTTVTRGPDGALYVGQLTGFPFPVGAANVYRIVPGQQPEVFLSGFTNIIDIAFDRWGRLLVLQITKNGITSGDPTGALIRVDLKSGQRTELAAGKLTFPGGVAIGHDGSIYVTNKSVLPGAGEVLRIRA encoded by the coding sequence ATGAGTCTTCGTCGCATTGTCCCTGTCGGCTTCTTGGCCGCGGCGCTGGTGGTGGTCGGCGCGCCCGCCGCGTCGGCGACCACTGGCGCCGAGGGCAAGCCTTCGGTCACCGTCATCGCCAAGAGGCTGGACAACCCGCGCGGCATCGCGGTGGGCTGGCACGGCCAGCTGTACGTCGCCGAGGCCGGCAAGGGCGGCGCCGGGCCGTGCGTCTCGTCCCCGGAGGACCCCGAGGCGCAGGTGTGCCTGGGCCTGAGCGGCGCCGTGACGGCGCTGTCCCCGCACCACCGCGGGAAGTGGAAGCAGAAGCGGGTCGTCAAGGGCCTGCCGTCGGTGGCCGAGACGGACGGATCGTTCGCCCTGGGCCTGCACGACATCGCGCCCGTGCACCCCGGCTTCCTGCTCGGCACGATCGGTCTCGGCGGGACCCCGGAGGTGCGGGCCAGCCTCGGTCCGAACGCGCGCCTGCTGGGCCATCTGGTGGGCATGCGGCTCAAGCGGCACGGCAGCGACGTCAAGCCGATCGCCGACCTGGCGGCGTACGAGGCGGCCAACAACCCGGTCGGCGAGATCGACTCGAACCCGTACGGCCTGCTCGCCACCCCCTTCGGCGCCTACGCGACCGACGCGGGCGGCAACGACCTGCTGCGGGTGGACAAGCGCGGCAACATCTCCACGGTCGCGATCTTCCCGGACCGGCCCGTCACGGTTCCCAACCTGCCGCCGGACTTCCCGATGCAGGCGGTGCCGACCACGGTGACACGCGGCCCGGACGGCGCCCTGTACGTCGGCCAGCTCACCGGCTTCCCGTTCCCCGTGGGCGCGGCGAACGTGTACCGGATCGTGCCGGGTCAGCAGCCGGAGGTGTTCCTGAGCGGTTTCACGAACATCATCGACATCGCCTTCGACCGCTGGGGCCGCCTGCTCGTCCTGCAGATCACCAAGAACGGCATCACGTCGGGTGACCCCACCGGTGCGCTCATCCGGGTCGACCTGAAGAGCGGCCAGCGGACCGAACTTGCCGCCGGCAAGCTGACGTTCCCCGGCGGCGTCGCGATCGGGCACGACGGCTCGATCTACGTGACGAACAAGTCGGTGCTGCCGGGTGCCGGCGAGGTGCTGCGCATCCGCGCCTGA
- a CDS encoding EamA family transporter, whose product MYAHAARSYEPPAAAARLRALAGPDAVPPPLLMLLGMVSTQVGAAVAKQLFGTASAGGTTLLRLGFGALVLLALARPTLRLGWRTAGIVAAFGLGMAGMNLAFYAAIQRVPLGVAVTISFAGPLVVSLAASRRLRDAAWAVLAAAGVVLLAGLGGSTVDPIGLLLCTACGLCWAGYVVLGSAVSARAPGGRGLALGMAVGAIAVLPLGVATSGPELVQTWTLVLGLGIALLSSVLPYSAEMAALRRMPARVFAVLLSLEPAVAALVGTVLLGEWLAWPQLLGIACVVGASLGATRWSRNP is encoded by the coding sequence ATGTACGCCCACGCCGCCCGTTCGTACGAGCCGCCGGCCGCAGCCGCCCGGCTCCGCGCGCTGGCCGGCCCCGACGCCGTGCCGCCGCCGCTGCTCATGCTGCTCGGCATGGTGTCCACCCAGGTCGGCGCGGCTGTCGCCAAGCAGCTCTTCGGCACCGCCAGCGCCGGCGGGACGACCCTGCTGCGGCTCGGCTTCGGCGCGCTGGTCCTGCTCGCGCTCGCCCGCCCTACGCTGCGGCTCGGCTGGCGCACCGCCGGCATCGTGGCGGCCTTCGGCCTCGGCATGGCCGGCATGAACCTCGCCTTCTACGCCGCCATCCAGCGGGTGCCCCTGGGCGTGGCGGTCACCATCAGCTTCGCCGGCCCGCTCGTCGTGTCGCTCGCGGCCAGCCGCCGGCTGCGCGACGCCGCGTGGGCCGTGCTCGCCGCCGCCGGCGTGGTGCTGCTCGCCGGGCTTGGTGGCTCCACAGTGGATCCGATCGGCCTGTTGCTGTGCACCGCCTGCGGGTTGTGTTGGGCCGGCTATGTCGTGCTCGGCTCGGCGGTCAGCGCCCGCGCCCCGGGTGGGCGCGGGCTCGCGCTCGGCATGGCGGTGGGCGCCATCGCCGTACTGCCGCTGGGCGTCGCCACGAGCGGGCCCGAACTGGTGCAGACCTGGACGCTCGTGCTGGGCCTCGGCATCGCGCTGCTGTCGTCGGTGCTCCCGTACTCCGCCGAGATGGCCGCCCTGCGCCGCATGCCGGCGCGGGTGTTCGCCGTACTGCTGAGCCTGGAACCAGCCGTGGCCGCGCTCGTCGGCACCGTCCTCTTGGGAGAGTGGCTGGCCTGGCCGCAGCTGCTGGGCATCGCCTGTGTCGTCGGTGCCTCGCTCGGGGCGACCCGCTGGTCACGAAATCCGTAG